The nucleotide sequence CTTGCCGGCGGTGCAACCGCCGGCTCGACGCCCGAGGTACTGAAGTTGCCTTCACCCGCGCTGCTGCAGGCAAGAAGCAAAGCACCCGAGAGAATTGCTAGTTTCGTATTGATCATCTTCGCACCCACGAGGTGTAAAGGGTAGCTACCGTCGAAGAGCGCGCCAGCAGAAAAGCTAGCTCGCGCCTCAGAAGTAGTACATCGCAGCGATGCTGCTGGTGAAGATGTCCCAGGGTTGGCCGTTGATGGTCGTGCCAATGGCCGTCTCGCTGCGCTTGCCCTCGGTCTCCTGACCGTTGTTCGGCTTGTTGGTGACCGTCGCCGTGGCGGTCTGGAAGTACAAGCCCACGCCGCCTTGCAGCGCTAGCTCGGGAATGCCCATGAACCCGAAGTGCACCTCGGCTCCCGCGCGAGCGCCCAGGTTGACACCGAAGCCCTGGAAGGTGATCTCACCCTGGTTGGGGATGGTCTGGGTGGCAGTCGAGAACCCGATGTTTGCCTCGGGCACGATCTGAAAGCTGTAGTGCTTGCTCGACGAGAGTGCGAGAGGCACGCCCGCATGAACGATGAGACCCAGGAAAGACGGGTCGTCGACGGTAACGGTCGTCGCGCCATTCTGAGTCGTCGAACTGCCACTGGTGTTCAACAATCCCAGACCAACGTCCAAACCCAACATCTGGTCGATCCAGTAACGAAGGCCGACGACCGGAGCGCTTACGTAGTCCACGTCAACGCCGTTGAGCGGGTCGCCATTCGCAAATGGAACGCGTCGCTCACCCATGTAGCCGAAGCCAACGCGCCCGATCATCGCGTCGTGATCCGAATCGCCCGCTGCGGCGCCTGCACGCGCACCCGGGGCTGCGCCCGGCAATCCCATGCCGACTTCACCTTCGGCACTCGCCTCTTGTGCATAGCTGTTTCCGCTGATCGCGAGTCCAGCAAGCAAGGCCGTCGCTGCAACACCAACTTTGTACATCCGCTTCATGAGCTTCCTCCGAGTGCGCCGTTTGTTCGGCGATAAGTCGTCGTGCCCCTTCGGGCGCGCGTAGGGTTGCCCAAGTGCCTCGACAGCGTCAACCTTTCGAGGCTTTTTGACGGCTCCCTTTGATACGGCGCGATCTACGCCCTTTCGACTAGGATCTTCCTCGCCGATGCTCGTCTCGCGCCGCGCGTTGTTGCCGATTCCGCTGCTGCTGTTCGCCGGCTGCAAGGCGGACGCGCAAAGGCAGCCCAAGACCGGGGACTTTCGCAGGGTTATTTCTCTTTCCCCGGGCACGACGGAAGCGGTCTTCGCCCTCGAGGCCGGGGCCCGGCTCGTGGGCCGATCTCGGTATTGCGATTACCCGCCCGGAGCGAAATCCCTGCCCTCGGTGGGAGGATTCGTCGACCCCAGCCTGGAGGCGATCCTGGGCCTGTCCCCGGATCTGGTGGTGGGCGTGCAGGGTCCCGGCGGTTCCAAGATCGCGGAGCAGCTCTCCGCTCGCGGTATCGCCAGCTATTTTCCTGAGACCGACACGCTGGCGCAGATCGACGGCATGCTACGCGGTCTAGGCGAACGCTTGCAGGCGAGTGATGCGGCGTCGCGAGTCACCCGACGCATCGATGCGCAACGAGCGTCCGTCGCGAAGGCGATCCGAGGACGCTCTCTGCCGCGCGCCGTGCTGCTCTTCGGCTTGCGCCCCATCGTCGTGGCGGGAAAGGGCGGCTTCGCCGACGAGATCTTGCGCCTTTCGGGCGCGCGCAATGTGGTGAGCGGACCGCGCTATCCGACGATCGGCATCGAACAACTCCTCGCGCTCGATCCCGACGTCTTGATCGATGCAACCGGCGCCTCCGGGCACGAGGGCGAAACCGTGAACGCCACCACGCCCGGGTTTCGCGAGCTGCGAGCCGTCAAGAACCAGCGCTTGATTTCACTGCACGACGATCGCGTGCTGCGCCCAGGTCCGCGCATCGGTGAAGGCCTGGTCGTCTTGGCGCACGCGCTGCACCCCGGCATTCAGCTCGAGGCGGTGCCGTGAAGCGCCGCGTGGATCAACTGCTCGAGGCCGCGTCGTGAAGCGTCGCGTGGATCAACTGCTCGTCGACCGTGGCCTCGCCGAATCACGCACGCGCGCCCAAGCACTGATCTTGGCGGGCAAGGTCTTCAGCGGCGAGCGCAAGCTGGACAAGGCAGGCATGGCCATCGCCGAGGACACGCCCTTGGAGATCCGCGGTCTGGATCCCTACGTGAGCCGCGGCGGGCACAAGCTGGCGGGCGCCTTGGACGACCTCGACGTGGCGGTGACGGGCGCAGTGTGCGTGGACATCGGCGCGTCCACTGGCGGGTTCACGGACTGCGCCCTGCAGCGTGGCGCGGCGCGCGTGTACGCCGTCGACGTTGGCCACGGACAACTCGCTGCCAAGCTCGTGCAAGACGCTCGCGTCGTCGTCCGCGACGGGGAGAACGCGCGACACCTGAGCGCCGAGAGCTTTCCCGAATCCATCGACGTCGTGCTGGTGGACGCGTCCTTCATCGGCCTGGGCAAGCTGCTGCCCGCCATCGCCGCCATTCTCGCGCCGGGCTCGCGCCTGCTCGCTTTGATCAAGCCGCAGTTCGAAGTGGGTCGCGAAGAAGCCACGCGCCATCGCGGTGTGATCCGCGATCCGGAACTGCGCGCGCGCGCCATCGCGGACGCCCTGGCCGCCGTGAAAGACCATGGCTTCGAGGTGCTTGGCGACGCGCCCTGCCGCGTTCCGGGTCCCAAGGGCAACGTCGAGCACTTCGTGTACGCGCGTCGCACGCCTTGATCACGGCGCGATCAAGAGCTGACAAGCGCCAACCGCCGTACCCGTCGTACCCGGCTCTTTGTTCTTCACGAAAGTGAGATCGAGAACCCCAGGCTGATGGCCGGTGAGCTGATAGCTCCAGGTGTGGGGGCCATCGCCGCTGACGCCTTTCCAGTTTGCGGACGGCGCACCGGGACCGGAGAGCTCGAGGTCGACCCAGGCGTAGGCGGGTTGGTCTGTGAATTTGACGACGAAGGGCGCGGACGCGTTCGGCGACGCCGGCGTGAACTTGAAGCGGGCGTCACATTCGAGCGCGGTCGCTGCCTCGGCGTCGAACACTTCGGCGTCCTCTGCTGCTGCGTCAGGATCGCTCGACGGCCAGGCGCCCGACTCAATCCCGGCGGCGTCTGATTGTCCCGCGGCTTCCTCGCCGTCCTTCGCCTTGGCGCCATCGAGGTCCGCCGCGCCGTTCGCACAGCCCGCGAGCCCGAAAACCAGAAGAAGCTTGACCCCAGTCTTCATGTTGGCTAGTCCAGTTGGTCTATCCAATCATGCAGACCACGACTGGTCAAGGCTCGAAGCCGAAATCCCTCGAACTGGCCGAACTCATCGGGGGGCAAATCGCCCGCAACGTCATCGCGGCCACTGCCCGCATGAGCCCCGAGCGCGAGTTGGCGGAAGAGCATCGGACCAGTCGCGTCACCATTCGCGAGAGCATCGCCAAGCTGGTCGAGTGGGGCTTGCTCCACGTGCGGCGGGGGTCGGGCATGGTCGTGCGCGAGCGCAGTGCGTGGTCCTTCGCAGCGCTCCCGCTTGCCATACGAGCCACGACGGATCCCCTCGAGCTGCAGAGGCTGATGCGCGATCTGCTAGCCCTGAGGCGCGCGCTCATCCTGCACGGCACGGAGCTAGCTGCCGGACGCGTCAAGCCAGGCTCCCTCGCGCCGGCTCGTGCGGCGGTGCTTCGCGCGGATTCCGAACGCACGCTGGAAGCGTTTACGGCTGCCGACCTCGAGATCATGCGCAACGTCCTGGTCTCGGCGGAGCTGTGGCCTCAGCTCTGGCTCATCAACGACATGAGCGCGAGCTATCTGGCGCTGACGACTGACACCTGGCCGCTGCCGCCAGTGCCGGACGACTACGTCGCGGTTCACATGGCTTGCTTCGATGCCATCGAAGCAGGAAACGCCAAGCTCGCGCGGGAACTGTTCAGCGACTACATGCGACGGTTGGACGCGAACCTTTGCGCGTCGTTGGGCATGACACTGGAGGAAGCATGATCGCGCGCTGGGTCGTCTGCTTGGGGCTATTGGCTTGTGCTTGCGGGCCTGAAACCACGATCGCCAGCAACGGTGGTGGCGCCGCGAGCTCGAGTGGCGGCCCGGGCGCAGGCGCCGCTTCTGGGGGCAACGGTGGAAGTACGGCGGGCAGCGGGGGTAGCGGGCTCAGCGGAGGTATCGGGGGAAGCGCGGGCAGTGCGAGCGGCAGCTCGGGACAGGGATTCGTGACCGCGAAGGGCACGCACTTCGAACGCGACGGTGCCGAGTACGCCTTCATCGGCGTGAACATGCGTGGCTTGGTCCACTACGGCCACGAGGCGTTGCCCTACGCCGATGCGGGTCACGTCGAGCTGAACCTGGCTGCCGTCCAGGGCATGAGCGGTCGCGTAGTTCGCGCCTTCGTCGCCTATCACGGCATTGGCACCAAAGAAGCGGGCAATCGTCTGGAAGCGACGCTAGACGCCGCCGCCAAGCACGGGCTCACGCTGATCGTGGTGTTTACCGATTTCTACAACACCGGCTTCAACCCCAAGGGCGACGACGGATTCTACGCCGCCGACAGCAACGGCTTCACGGTGTTGAACCACGACTTCTTCGCCAGTGGCTACCAGCAGAACTACAAGCCTTTGGTGCAAGCCCTCGTCACTCGCTTCAAAGACCACCCGGCAGTCTTCGCCTGGGAACTGGGTAACGAGATTCGCGACGCCACCTTCGCCGGTTTGTCGTCGGGGAAGACCTTCGTCGACTTTTGTCTGGACATGGCGGGCGCGATTCGCGCCATCGATTCGAATCACATGATCTCGGTCGGTGAGATCGGCGCGACGGTCAGTGGACTGAGCGATTCCGAGCAGCAGACGCTGTACTCCGACGCCAACATCTCGTTTCTCACGACGCGCAGCTACGACGGCGGATTCAGCGACGACACGGGCCTCGCAGCGAGCGTAGGCAAACCCATCATCGTGGAAGAAGCAGGATTCTCCGGCAGCGGCCGCCCCAAGAAGGTCAGCGCCGATCTGACGAAGTGGTTCGGCAAAGGTTGTCGCGGCTATTTGCAGTGGGGGTTCATGTCCAGCCCTGGCGACAATGGCGACGGTGACACCGAGTACGGCATGGATCACGTCTGGCACCAAGGCGACTGGGACGGGCTGCATAAGACCTACCAGAGTTTCGCCCAAGGCCTGTAAGCGAGACATTGCTTCGCAGCGTGGGAGGCGGCGGCCTCGCCACAGAAGGTCGAGACCCAACAATGCCACTGCGGGAATGCACTCTGACGGCGTTGTAGCGACACCACCCTCGACACGCTCGCGCGCTACTTCGGGTTGCGCACGCAGCGGAAGCCGAGTCCCGGGACGCGATAGGTGCGCTTCGAACCCGCGCGCGCGAACACGCGCAAGGCGTAGGTGCTGCGGTTCCAACCGCCGCCACGCAGCGCGCGCACGTAGCACTCCACACCGAGGCTCGGGTGCTTTTGCGGACTCGGATCCGTCACCGTGCCGCTCGGGTACGGCACGAGACAGTCCGCCGTCCATTCCCAGACGTTGCCCGCCAAGTCGAAGATGTCGCCGTCGGGCCAAGTCGTCTTCCCCGCCGGGTGCGCCTTCACGGGGCTGGAACCACCGCCGTGGCAGCCGACATCGCCCGCCGGATCTTCATGCGGTGATCCGCCCGGCGTGAAGTCGGCGTAACCGTTCTCGCAAGTGGGTTCGGGCTCGCTACCCCAGGGATACTTGCGACCATCGCCGTGTCCCGCGGCCCATTCCCACTGCGCTTCTGTCGGCAATGCTTGCCCGCGGAAGGCGCAGTACTCACCAGCCTGTGCCCAGTTGACCATGTTCAGGGGATGGTCGTCGCGATGGAACTCGCTGCGGAAGTTGCTGTTCAGATCGCGCAGCTGCGGCTCGGTGCAGCGACCCGCGTCGAAGCACTCGCGATAGGCCTTCACCGTGACCTCGGTCGCGTCCATGCAGAAGGGCTTCGTCAAGATCACGGTGTGCTTCTGATCGTCCGCTCCAGGTGCACCCCGGCCCATGGCGAAACCGTCGGGACCCGTCGCAGGCACGTACACTTCGCCCTTGGGGCAGGCTGGGACGCACTTGCCCCCGGCGCACTTCTCGAGGTCATTGCACTCGGGACTGCACTTCTCCGCCGGCGAAGCCGACGCCTTTGGAACCGCGGAAGCCCGAGCCGTCGCCGTCGTGGCGTGCGCATCACCGACCGGATCGACGCGGGACTTGCACGCCGAGACGAGCGTCAGCAATCCCAAGCCGCCCAGCAGCCACGCGGAGACGATGCGCATGCCAGCAAATCCTACCGAGCCCGTCACCGAGCGGCCAAAAAGCGAGAGGGCGGCCTCCAAGCAGAGGATGGGGTCTAGTGAGGCGCGACAGATACCGTCTACTCATGCGGTGTTCGCCGCGGCGCGACCCCACTTCCGCGCATTGCTTCGCGCAGGGATGGCCGGCGAAGTATCTGTTCGCCGCGCCGCCACTAGGGTGAAGGGATGGTTCGCAGCCGACCGCGCGTCGACTCGGTGAACGGGACCGCATCGTCAGGATGTCCCGGCCAAGCCGTGTTCTGCGGATTCACATGCCAATGGCACGCGCCGTGCTTGGTGTTCGAAGCATGCGACCTTCGCGACGTATGGCCCTGACCGCACTCACGGCCGCCCTTTCGACATCGACGCTGGCCTCCGCCTGGACTGTCAAAGCGGACTTCGAGGGAGGGCCGATTGGTGGCAACGCTCAGTCGCCCAACCCCGACGCCTTCCACGGCACGGCCGGGGACTCGAAGTACGTCAGCTCCCCCGTGAACACTGGCGCTCAGGCCGGCAGCGTGAGCGTTCAGGGCGGGACCGAGGGCTTTGGCAGTTGGGGTGGGGGTTTCAACTTCCCCGCCGAACTCCACACGGGAGACGAAGTCTGGTTTCGCGTCTACGTCTACTACCCGTCGGGATGGTCCTTCGATTGTGGTGGCTGCACTCAGGGCATGAAGTTCATGCGCATTCATACGGCATCCGCTGGAGGCGCAAACGAAGGCTACGAAGACGTCCTGATCAAAGGCGGCACCACAGGCGGCCTGATCGAGGCCAGCTGCTACGAGATCGATGGCACCAACTGCCACACCAACAACAACAATGGGGCGTTACTGCACGGACTCGGCACGCCAGTGCCGCGCGACAAGTGGCAGGCCTTCGAGCAGTACGTGAAATTCTCGTCGGTAGCGGGGCAAGGCATCTACCGTCTCTGGCAGGACGGTGTGCTGATCTTCGAAGACACCAAGACCGTCACCCTGCGCAGTCCCACCTCGAAATCGGACTTCATCTACCTGTACACCTACTGGAACAACGGCGCTCCCAAGACGCAGACCTCCTACGTGGACAGCATCGTCATCACCTCCGACACGCCGGCGCAGAAGGACGCCAAGGGCAATCCGTACATCGGGCTCGTGACCGGAAGTGGGACGGGCGGCACCGGAGGAAGCGGCACCGGAGGCAGCGCGGGACAAGCGGGCGCGGGTGGCGGTGCTGGTGCCAGCGTCGGCGGAAGCGGCGGACAGGGTGCGAGCGCGGGCGCGGGTGGAACGGCGGGCAACGGTGCGAACGCGGGCAACGGCGGAAGCGGGAGCGGTGCAGCTGGGGGTGGCGCGACCAGCGGCGCGTCGGGCCAGGGCGGCGCGAGCGCAGCCACGGACTCCGCAGACGACGAGAGCGGATGCGGCTGCCGCGTGCCGTCCTCCCCCGGGAAAGGCGGAACGTCACTGGCAGCGCTCGCATTCGCGTTGCTGACGCTGGTGCGCCGCGGCAGAAAGTATCGGTGAGTCGGCGACCCTTCGGGCTGCAACGAGTGCGATACTGGGAGGGTGAAGGCGCGCATTCTGGCATTGGGGTTTCTCGGGGGGCTGGTTCCGGCTCAGGCGTGGGCGGCGGACTGCGGCTGCGACTTCAACGTCGCGGTGGACAAGACGTCGGTCAACGGCACGACCCTGGGCGTGAAGCCGGGCGACACGGTGTGCATCGACGCGGGCAAGCGCCCCTTCCTGATTCTGGAAGAGATGGTGGGCACCGAGGCAGCGCCGGTGACGATCAAGAACTGCGGAGGTCGCGTCGAGATCGCGAACAGCGACAAGGGCTACGGCCTGCTGGTGAACGCCAGCAAGTTCTTTCACGTGACGGGCACCGGAGATCCCGCGATCGAGTACGGCTTCGACGTGAGTGCTTCACGCACGGGGCCTGACTACTCCGGTTCCGGCGTGCCCGTCGGGGATCTGAGCACCGACTACGAGCTCGATCACATCGAGGTGCACCACACGGGGTTCGCCGGTTTCATCTTGAAGACGGAGTCGCGATGCGATGGGTCGGCCAACCTCGGCAAGTTCGTGCAGAAGAACACGCGCGTGCATCACACCTACGTGCACGACACCGGCGGCGAGGGTTTCTACGTCGGCAGCACCGGCTACGGCGGCCGCAACTTCGACTGCAACGGCACGCAGACCTTGCTCTATCCCCACGAGCACGACGGCGTGTACTTGTACGCCAATCGCATCGAGAACACGGGCTGGGACGGTCTGCAGGTTGGCGTCACGCCGAAGAATTGCGAGGTGTATGCCAACCTCATCCGGGGCGTGGGCAAGACGGCCACGGACATGGTCCAGACCCGCGGCATTCAGATCGGTGGCGCCTCCGCCTGCAAGATCTACGGCAACACTCTGATCGA is from Polyangiaceae bacterium and encodes:
- a CDS encoding helical backbone metal receptor; its protein translation is MLVSRRALLPIPLLLFAGCKADAQRQPKTGDFRRVISLSPGTTEAVFALEAGARLVGRSRYCDYPPGAKSLPSVGGFVDPSLEAILGLSPDLVVGVQGPGGSKIAEQLSARGIASYFPETDTLAQIDGMLRGLGERLQASDAASRVTRRIDAQRASVAKAIRGRSLPRAVLLFGLRPIVVAGKGGFADEILRLSGARNVVSGPRYPTIGIEQLLALDPDVLIDATGASGHEGETVNATTPGFRELRAVKNQRLISLHDDRVLRPGPRIGEGLVVLAHALHPGIQLEAVP
- a CDS encoding TlyA family RNA methyltransferase; protein product: MKRRVDQLLVDRGLAESRTRAQALILAGKVFSGERKLDKAGMAIAEDTPLEIRGLDPYVSRGGHKLAGALDDLDVAVTGAVCVDIGASTGGFTDCALQRGAARVYAVDVGHGQLAAKLVQDARVVVRDGENARHLSAESFPESIDVVLVDASFIGLGKLLPAIAAILAPGSRLLALIKPQFEVGREEATRHRGVIRDPELRARAIADALAAVKDHGFEVLGDAPCRVPGPKGNVEHFVYARRTP
- a CDS encoding GntR family transcriptional regulator, producing MQTTTGQGSKPKSLELAELIGGQIARNVIAATARMSPERELAEEHRTSRVTIRESIAKLVEWGLLHVRRGSGMVVRERSAWSFAALPLAIRATTDPLELQRLMRDLLALRRALILHGTELAAGRVKPGSLAPARAAVLRADSERTLEAFTAADLEIMRNVLVSAELWPQLWLINDMSASYLALTTDTWPLPPVPDDYVAVHMACFDAIEAGNAKLARELFSDYMRRLDANLCASLGMTLEEA
- a CDS encoding cellulase family glycosylhydrolase, producing MIARWVVCLGLLACACGPETTIASNGGGAASSSGGPGAGAASGGNGGSTAGSGGSGLSGGIGGSAGSASGSSGQGFVTAKGTHFERDGAEYAFIGVNMRGLVHYGHEALPYADAGHVELNLAAVQGMSGRVVRAFVAYHGIGTKEAGNRLEATLDAAAKHGLTLIVVFTDFYNTGFNPKGDDGFYAADSNGFTVLNHDFFASGYQQNYKPLVQALVTRFKDHPAVFAWELGNEIRDATFAGLSSGKTFVDFCLDMAGAIRAIDSNHMISVGEIGATVSGLSDSEQQTLYSDANISFLTTRSYDGGFSDDTGLAASVGKPIIVEEAGFSGSGRPKKVSADLTKWFGKGCRGYLQWGFMSSPGDNGDGDTEYGMDHVWHQGDWDGLHKTYQSFAQGL
- a CDS encoding SUMF1/EgtB/PvdO family nonheme iron enzyme; this translates as MRIVSAWLLGGLGLLTLVSACKSRVDPVGDAHATTATARASAVPKASASPAEKCSPECNDLEKCAGGKCVPACPKGEVYVPATGPDGFAMGRGAPGADDQKHTVILTKPFCMDATEVTVKAYRECFDAGRCTEPQLRDLNSNFRSEFHRDDHPLNMVNWAQAGEYCAFRGQALPTEAQWEWAAGHGDGRKYPWGSEPEPTCENGYADFTPGGSPHEDPAGDVGCHGGGSSPVKAHPAGKTTWPDGDIFDLAGNVWEWTADCLVPYPSGTVTDPSPQKHPSLGVECYVRALRGGGWNRSTYALRVFARAGSKRTYRVPGLGFRCVRNPK
- a CDS encoding heparin lyase I family protein, giving the protein MRPSRRMALTALTAALSTSTLASAWTVKADFEGGPIGGNAQSPNPDAFHGTAGDSKYVSSPVNTGAQAGSVSVQGGTEGFGSWGGGFNFPAELHTGDEVWFRVYVYYPSGWSFDCGGCTQGMKFMRIHTASAGGANEGYEDVLIKGGTTGGLIEASCYEIDGTNCHTNNNNGALLHGLGTPVPRDKWQAFEQYVKFSSVAGQGIYRLWQDGVLIFEDTKTVTLRSPTSKSDFIYLYTYWNNGAPKTQTSYVDSIVITSDTPAQKDAKGNPYIGLVTGSGTGGTGGSGTGGSAGQAGAGGGAGASVGGSGGQGASAGAGGTAGNGANAGNGGSGSGAAGGGATSGASGQGGASAATDSADDESGCGCRVPSSPGKGGTSLAALAFALLTLVRRGRKYR
- a CDS encoding right-handed parallel beta-helix repeat-containing protein, whose product is MKARILALGFLGGLVPAQAWAADCGCDFNVAVDKTSVNGTTLGVKPGDTVCIDAGKRPFLILEEMVGTEAAPVTIKNCGGRVEIANSDKGYGLLVNASKFFHVTGTGDPAIEYGFDVSASRTGPDYSGSGVPVGDLSTDYELDHIEVHHTGFAGFILKTESRCDGSANLGKFVQKNTRVHHTYVHDTGGEGFYVGSTGYGGRNFDCNGTQTLLYPHEHDGVYLYANRIENTGWDGLQVGVTPKNCEVYANLIRGVGKTATDMVQTRGIQIGGASACKIYGNTLIDGPTIGIFILGAAETWVANNLVVDFAEEGIYGNDQKQDAVKGKSYVFVHNTVVRSGGAGLQLFGDLIAGNAVVNNLFVESGAKYGVGGNVDATNEGNLELATVAEALFEDPSKDLFRIQMSSPAKDKGAVLANFAVADDHDGVARDATPDVGAYEYTDAPPPSGGAPNIGGSSSGGAGNAAGNGGSGNAAAGGSSGTAGNTASGSDDDGGCGCRVPGQRGHGDGGENAPSGLLAMAAAIAFGMQRRRRAKARAATRGR